The DNA region CACCGATGCGATCTCAAAGCAGCTGTTGATCAATATCGCCAGGGCCCACCATCACGAGCCGATTCACTTTACCGGTGTGGCCAACGTAGCGGCCACCTTCGACTTCCGTGTGAGTGCCGGAGCAACCCCGACCCTCACGGGCGAACATGGGCGCACGCTGATGCCGTTGTTCGGCGGATCCATCGCGGAGAACCCGACCATCAGCATTACGCCGATCGAAGGAGAAGAGTTTACGAAACGGCTGCTGGCGCCCTTCCAGGAGAGCAAACTGATTTTGCTGCTCAGACAGGGCGTCGACATTGACCTTCTGCTTCGGCTTATGGCGAAAGAATTACGGTTGACCACCAACGGCGAAGAAGTGGCCTATCGCAATAGTCCTTCCGACCAGCCTGGGTACGACATGTTCCGGAAAGTTGTCCTCCACCTCTCCGCTATTCAAGATGCCAACCGGCTGTATGCAGAGGCCCTGACCTTCGAACGCACCTGGACGATTCCGGCCGAAGCCGTGACGGCGGAGGGATTCCTGGCGCTCGAACAGCAATACCTCGTCGCCTACAATCACGCACAACGGACCTACACGTTGCGCAAACCGGTCGCCGGACGGATCCTGATCACCAACTACGATCCGGCCACCCTTCCGCCGGAAGAACGCATCCGGTTGCACGAAGCCGCAGACCAACAACCAGTGAACGATGTCTCGTTTGATATTCGTGCCGGACATTACGGAGGAGACTGGCCGCTCCAGGGCGATTTCCGTCTACGAAGCTTCAACGCCATGCTAAATTTCCTGGGCCATGCCGTCAGCGAAGAGCGGGAGTATGCCGTGGAAAAGGATGCGCGCACACCGCCGGTCAGCGAGAACCCGGTCAAGACGATGGATCTCCTCATCCTCGACCACAAGCCGGACGAACAGGACCTCACGGTGAGCTCCCATGGCCGTTACTACGCGATCAATACGCAGGGGCCTCAAGCGCGCTGGAACCGTGAAGCTTTCAAATTACTCTCGCAGCTGTTTCAAATGACGGTCACGGATGTGCCGCGGACCGGCGTGCCCAGCATCACCATCGCCAAGTAAGACCAGGCCGCCCCCTCTTTTTCCGCCGATCACCGATTCACTCTCTTGCAACTCCGCACGGCACTCGATTAGGGTGAGCACTGACCAAACAGTTGGTGGCACACCGCCTCGGTACCGAGCGCCCGCCCCACGGAATTCCAGTGTAGTTCCATGCACGACCTTCATTGCGTTCGACTTCCGCTCACGCAGACGATGCTGCTCCTCGTCCTGCTGTGGTGTGCCGCCCCGACCCTGGCGGACGAGGTACACCTCCAGAACGGCGACCGTCTCACGGGCAAGATCGAAAAGATGGAAGACCACGTCCTCACGCTGCACACGGACCATAGTGGCGAAGTGAAGATCGATTGGGGGAAAATCGAAAGTCTAAAGGCCGACGGCCCCTTAAAGATTTTGGTGCCGAGCGAATCAGGCGATCGGTTGCATGATTTCTTTTACGGCACGACGGGGCTCCGCGAAGTCACCGATTTGAGTGCGAACGGCCCCCTGCCGCTCGCCGAGATCACAGGCATCAATCTCGAGCCGATCCGCCTGCTGGGAACCGTGACGGTCGGCGGCAACCATACCAGCGGCAACACCACGACAAAAGCCATCAACGCCGCCACCCGATTGACGCTGTACGCCTACAAACAGCGGCTGTTGCTCGAAGGCAAATACAACTACGGGCAGGCAGGCGACCAGGTCACCGCTCGTAATTCACTGGCGAGCCTGAAACACGATTATTTTGTCAGCAAGAAAGTCTTCATCGAAACGTTCG from Nitrospira sp. includes:
- a CDS encoding DUF481 domain-containing protein codes for the protein MLLLVLLWCAAPTLADEVHLQNGDRLTGKIEKMEDHVLTLHTDHSGEVKIDWGKIESLKADGPLKILVPSESGDRLHDFFYGTTGLREVTDLSANGPLPLAEITGINLEPIRLLGTVTVGGNHTSGNTTTKAINAATRLTLYAYKQRLLLEGKYNYGQAGDQVTARNSLASLKHDYFVSKKVFIETFGMLEKDTLQNLQLRSTIGSGLGYQFYETGTTTLSLSAGIAHVNEHFTNSPNTQTPSARWSLRWEHGLWPDRVKVFHRHEGFWDINAGNAFRFNADQGLRITVYKNLFFNVEYDLRLNTQPAPGRKTTDESVIFGVGYEFR